A genomic stretch from Taeniopygia guttata chromosome 9, bTaeGut7.mat, whole genome shotgun sequence includes:
- the PHC3 gene encoding polyhomeotic-like protein 3 isoform X6, producing the protein MVLPAPPSRCVGIAPQPGRGSRSSERSGPGRRLRDPRASSAPRPRRAAPRSSAGGRGRRRSGAERERGAAPGGAGGQRRISPGEAEQPPRERPAGSSAAPGCWRQSRACPPALYMGSLRRDSAPVERDAPRRIGGGAAAPAAPRLDKRCTAMENEPNTTTCSASSTTVTSTSTSRTPLPQISVYSGSDRHAVQASLSGGRQCTSPTGSVTQQSSMSQTSIISRSQTSNTTSSSITQQTMLLGSTSPTLSASQAQMYLRAQMLIFTPATTVAAVQSDIPVVSSSSSSSCQSAATQVQNLTLRSQKLGVLSSSQNGPPKSSSQTQSLCSSKAVSSSKGSQPEPSESNRKGESPAAECRSTPATRTSSIHHLITPASYSPLQPHSLVKHQQIPLHSPPPKISHHQLILQQQHQVQPIALQTPPGQEPPPSQHCLPVPSHALPPAPSSVPPHCSPLHVHPPPLTLSPTPSQSAQQSVVVSPPPSHSPSQSPTIIIHPQALIQSQASSLVPAALQPEPAAPQAAAASPVRPSQPLSLPQHLPLPPSPAVHIGAVEPPPLVSPGQQLVSSTPHQQYPALQSAPIPLAAPPQLSASSTQIQPLPLQSVQSLQVQPEILSQGQVLVQNTLVSEEELPAAEALVQLPFQTLPPPQTVAVNLQVQPSVPIETPVIYQVENVCEEEMPEDSDCVHMARTPTPPTLSPPAITLGNGEALNSEDPLSEHGGLPSVTSSVSASVIKSPSDPSHASIPPPPLLLPAATTRSSSTSMPNSIPSLENKPPQAIVKPQILTHVIEGFVIQEGLEPFPVSRSSLLVEQPAEKRLLVEGQIMSVVCVESDLQNTKHADNSSDTEIEDMIAEEGLEEIENDLLKCEFCGKMGYPNKFLRSKRFCSTSCAKRHSLSCTKKFGLFPSDKTSRWNRKSDSQSLGRRGRRPSGPEGASRDHFLRQLPITYPSAEEDLAPHEDAVPTAMTTRLRRQSERERERELRELRMRKMPESIDLLPVVQTDPSVWTVDEVWAFIHSLPGCQDIADEFRAQEIDGQALLLLKEDHLMSAMNIKLGPALKICARINSLKES; encoded by the exons ATGGTGCTCCCGGCGCCGCCGTCCCGCTGCGTCGGCATCGCCCCtcagccgggccggggcagccgcAGCTCGGAGCGgagcgggccggggcggcggctGCGCGACCCCCGCGCCTCCAgcgcgccccgcccgcgccgGGCGGCACCACGCAGCAGCGCGGGCGGGAGGGGACGGCGCAGAAGCGGTGCCGAGAGGGAGCGCGGAGCTGCGCCAGGCGGCGCGGGAGGGCAGCGCAGGATTTCCCCCGGCGAGGCGGAGCAGCCGCCCCGAGAGCGGCCGGCCGGCAGCTCCGCCGCCCCGGGATGCTGGCGGCAGTCCCGGGCGTGTCCCCCTGCGCTCTACATGGGCTCTCTCCGACGGGACTCCGCACCTGTGGAGCGGGATGCTCCACGCCGCATCGGagggggggcagcggcgccggcggcaCCCAG GCTGGACAAACGCTGCACAGCTATGGAGAATGAACCCAACACAACGACATGTTCTGCATCCAGCACGACCGTCACCAGCACTTCCACTTCCCGCACGCCGCTGCCGCAGATCTCCGTCTACAGCGGCTCTGACAGACATGCTGTCCAG GCAAGCCTGTCAGGTGGGAGGCAATGTACTTCCCCCACTGGGAGTGTCACTCAGCAGTCAAGCATGTCGCAGACCTCG ATAATAAGCCGTTCTCAGACCTCcaacaccaccagcagcagcatcacccaACAGACGATGTTGCTGGGCAGCACCTCTCCCACCCTGAGTGCCAGCCAGGCTCAAATGTATCTACGAGCTCAGATG CTTATTTTTACTCCTGCGACCACTGTGGCTGCTGTCCAGTCTGACATTCCTGTAgtctcctcatcctcctcatcttcctgtCAGTCTGCAGCTACTCAG GTTCAGAACTTGACGTTGCGCAGTCAGAAGCTGGGTGTGTTGTCAAGTTCACAGAATGGCCCACCAAAGAGCAGCAGTCAAACTCAgtccctgtgctccagcaaggctgtcagCAGCTCCAAGGGCAGCCAGCCCGAGCCCTCGGAAAGCAACAGGAAAGGCGAGAGCCCCGCTGCCGAGTGCCGGAGCACGCCGGCCACACGGACATCCAGCATCCACCACTTAATCACACCAG CTTCATATTCCCCATTGCAACCTCATTCTCTAGTAAAACATCAGCAGATCCCACTTCATTCACCACCTCCAAAGATTTCCCATCATCAGCtgatcctgcagcagcagcatcaagTCCAGCCGATTGCGCTCCAGACTCCTCCGGGCCAGGAGCCGCCTCCGTCCCAGCACTGTCTGCCCGTCCCCAGCCATGCGCTGCCTCCGGCTCCCAGCAGCGTCCCGCCCCACTGCTCCCCTCTCCACGTCCATCCTCCGCCTCTCACGCTCTCTCCTACCCCGTCCCAGTCAGCTCAGCAGTCAGTGGTGGTGTCCCCTCCGCCGTCCCACTCCCCGAGTCAGTCACCCACCATCATTATTCACCCTCAAGCCCTTATCCAGTCCCAGGCCAGCTCCCTGGTGCCGGCGGCTCTGCAGCCCGAGCCGGCCGCTCCGCAGGCGGCTGCCGCCAGCCCGGTGCGGCCGTCGCAGCCGCTCAGCCTCCCGCAGCACCTGCCGCTGCCGCCCTCGCCCGCCGTGCACATCGGGGCCGTGGAGCCGCCCCCCTTGGTTTCCCCGGGCCAGCAGCTCGTGTCCTCCACGCCGCACCAGCAGTATCCAGCCCTGCAATCCGCTCCCATCCCTCTGGCAGCTCCGCCTCAGCTCTCGGCATCCTCAACCCAGATTCAACCGCTGCCCTTGCAGTCTGTGCAGTCGTTACAAGTGCAGCCTGAAATTCTGTCCCAGGGCCAGGTTTTGGTTCAAAACACTTTGGTTTCTGAGGAAGAACTTCCTGCTGCAGAGGCTTTGGTCCAGCTGCCGTTTCAAACTCTTCCACCGCCACAGACGGTCGCAGTAAATCTGCAGGTGCAGCCCTCAGTTCCGATTGAAACTCCAGTG ATTTACCAAGTGGAGAATGTGTGTGAAGAGGAGATGCCCGAGGACTCAGATTGTGTCCACATGGCAAGAACACCTACACCACCCACCTTGTCCCCACCAGCCATAACCTTGGGTAATGGAGAGGCTCTTAATTCAGAAGATCCTTTGTCAG AACATGGGGGACTGCCTTCAGTGACATCATCAGTCAGTGCCTCAGTAATTAAATCTCCATCTGATCCTTCCCATGCCTCTATTCCACCACCACCTCTTTTGCTTCCAGCAGCAACgacaaggagcagcagcacatccatgCCCAATAGCATTCCCAGCCTAGAAAATAAACCTCCACAGGCTATTGTTAAACCCCAGATCCTGACCCATGTCATCGAAGGCTTTGTGATTCAGGAGGGGTTGGAGCCATTTCCT GTCAGTCGTTCATCTTTGCTGGTGGAACAGCCTGCAGAGAAGAGATTGCTGGTGGAGGGTCAGATCATGAGTGTGGTGTGTGTTGAGTCAGATTTGCAGAACACAAAACATGCAGACAATTCATCAGACACAGAGATAGAGGATATGATTGCAGAAG AGGGACTGGAGGAAATTGAAAACGATCTTCTGAAGTGTGAATTTtgtgggaaaatgggatatCCCAATAAGTTTCTGCGGTCAAAAAGATTCTGCTCCACATCCTGTGCCAAAAG GCACAGCCTTAGTTGCACTAAGAAATTTGGGCTGTTTCCATCAGACAAGACCAGTCGTTGGAATCGGAAGTCAGATAGCCAAAGTCTTGGGCGACGCGGGCGTCGGCCGagtggccctgagggggcgtCACGAGATCATTTTCTTAGACAG CTTCCAATTACTTATCCATCTGCAGAAGAAGATCTGGCTCCTCATGAAGATGCTGTTCCCACGGCCATGACCACGCGGCTCCGGAGGCAGAGTGAGAGGGAGAGGGAGCGGGAGCTCCGGGAGCTGAGGATGCGGAAAATGCCGGAGAGCATCGACCTCCTACCCGTGGTGCAAACTGACCCCTCAGTATGGACTGTCGATGAAGTTTGGGCTTTTATACATTCTCTGCCTG GTTGTCAAGATATTGCAGATGAATTTAGAGCACAAGAAATTGATGGACAAGCTCTCCTTTTGTTGAAGGAGGATCACCTTATGAGTGCAATGAATATTAAGCTTGGACCTGCATTGAAAATCTGTGCACGTATCAATTCCTTGAAAGAATCCTAG
- the PHC3 gene encoding polyhomeotic-like protein 3 isoform X7, producing MVLPAPPSRCVGIAPQPGRGSRSSERSGPGRRLRDPRASSAPRPRRAAPRSSAGGRGRRRSGAERERGAAPGGAGGQRRISPGEAEQPPRERPAGSSAAPGCWRQSRACPPALYMGSLRRDSAPVERDAPRRIGGGAAAPAAPRLDKRCTAMENEPNTTTCSASSTTVTSTSTSRTPLPQISVYSGSDRHAVQINLSTSPTPAQIISRSQTSNTTSSSITQQTMLLGSTSPTLSASQAQMYLRAQMLIFTPATTVAAVQSDIPVVSSSSSSSCQSAATQVQNLTLRSQKLGVLSSSQNGPPKSSSQTQSLCSSKAVSSSKGSQPEPSESNRKGESPAAECRSTPATRTSSIHHLITPASYSPLQPHSLVKHQQIPLHSPPPKISHHQLILQQQHQVQPIALQTPPGQEPPPSQHCLPVPSHALPPAPSSVPPHCSPLHVHPPPLTLSPTPSQSAQQSVVVSPPPSHSPSQSPTIIIHPQALIQSQASSLVPAALQPEPAAPQAAAASPVRPSQPLSLPQHLPLPPSPAVHIGAVEPPPLVSPGQQLVSSTPHQQYPALQSAPIPLAAPPQLSASSTQIQPLPLQSVQSLQVQPEILSQGQVLVQNTLVSEEELPAAEALVQLPFQTLPPPQTVAVNLQVQPSVPIETPVIYQVENVCEEEMPEDSDCVHMARTPTPPTLSPPAITLGNGEALNSEDPLSEHGGLPSVTSSVSASVIKSPSDPSHASIPPPPLLLPAATTRSSSTSMPNSIPSLENKPPQAIVKPQILTHVIEGFVIQEGLEPFPVSRSSLLVEQPAEKRLLVEGQIMSVVCVESDLQNTKHADNSSDTEIEDMIAEEGLEEIENDLLKCEFCGKMGYPNKFLRSKRFCSTSCAKRHSLSCTKKFGLFPSDKTSRWNRKSDSQSLGRRGRRPSGPEGASRDHFLRQLPITYPSAEEDLAPHEDAVPTAMTTRLRRQSERERERELRELRMRKMPESIDLLPVVQTDPSVWTVDEVWAFIHSLPGCQDIADEFRAQEIDGQALLLLKEDHLMSAMNIKLGPALKICARINSLKES from the exons ATGGTGCTCCCGGCGCCGCCGTCCCGCTGCGTCGGCATCGCCCCtcagccgggccggggcagccgcAGCTCGGAGCGgagcgggccggggcggcggctGCGCGACCCCCGCGCCTCCAgcgcgccccgcccgcgccgGGCGGCACCACGCAGCAGCGCGGGCGGGAGGGGACGGCGCAGAAGCGGTGCCGAGAGGGAGCGCGGAGCTGCGCCAGGCGGCGCGGGAGGGCAGCGCAGGATTTCCCCCGGCGAGGCGGAGCAGCCGCCCCGAGAGCGGCCGGCCGGCAGCTCCGCCGCCCCGGGATGCTGGCGGCAGTCCCGGGCGTGTCCCCCTGCGCTCTACATGGGCTCTCTCCGACGGGACTCCGCACCTGTGGAGCGGGATGCTCCACGCCGCATCGGagggggggcagcggcgccggcggcaCCCAG GCTGGACAAACGCTGCACAGCTATGGAGAATGAACCCAACACAACGACATGTTCTGCATCCAGCACGACCGTCACCAGCACTTCCACTTCCCGCACGCCGCTGCCGCAGATCTCCGTCTACAGCGGCTCTGACAGACATGCTGTCCAG ATTAACCTCTCCACCTCTCCTACACCTGCACAGATAATAAGCCGTTCTCAGACCTCcaacaccaccagcagcagcatcacccaACAGACGATGTTGCTGGGCAGCACCTCTCCCACCCTGAGTGCCAGCCAGGCTCAAATGTATCTACGAGCTCAGATG CTTATTTTTACTCCTGCGACCACTGTGGCTGCTGTCCAGTCTGACATTCCTGTAgtctcctcatcctcctcatcttcctgtCAGTCTGCAGCTACTCAG GTTCAGAACTTGACGTTGCGCAGTCAGAAGCTGGGTGTGTTGTCAAGTTCACAGAATGGCCCACCAAAGAGCAGCAGTCAAACTCAgtccctgtgctccagcaaggctgtcagCAGCTCCAAGGGCAGCCAGCCCGAGCCCTCGGAAAGCAACAGGAAAGGCGAGAGCCCCGCTGCCGAGTGCCGGAGCACGCCGGCCACACGGACATCCAGCATCCACCACTTAATCACACCAG CTTCATATTCCCCATTGCAACCTCATTCTCTAGTAAAACATCAGCAGATCCCACTTCATTCACCACCTCCAAAGATTTCCCATCATCAGCtgatcctgcagcagcagcatcaagTCCAGCCGATTGCGCTCCAGACTCCTCCGGGCCAGGAGCCGCCTCCGTCCCAGCACTGTCTGCCCGTCCCCAGCCATGCGCTGCCTCCGGCTCCCAGCAGCGTCCCGCCCCACTGCTCCCCTCTCCACGTCCATCCTCCGCCTCTCACGCTCTCTCCTACCCCGTCCCAGTCAGCTCAGCAGTCAGTGGTGGTGTCCCCTCCGCCGTCCCACTCCCCGAGTCAGTCACCCACCATCATTATTCACCCTCAAGCCCTTATCCAGTCCCAGGCCAGCTCCCTGGTGCCGGCGGCTCTGCAGCCCGAGCCGGCCGCTCCGCAGGCGGCTGCCGCCAGCCCGGTGCGGCCGTCGCAGCCGCTCAGCCTCCCGCAGCACCTGCCGCTGCCGCCCTCGCCCGCCGTGCACATCGGGGCCGTGGAGCCGCCCCCCTTGGTTTCCCCGGGCCAGCAGCTCGTGTCCTCCACGCCGCACCAGCAGTATCCAGCCCTGCAATCCGCTCCCATCCCTCTGGCAGCTCCGCCTCAGCTCTCGGCATCCTCAACCCAGATTCAACCGCTGCCCTTGCAGTCTGTGCAGTCGTTACAAGTGCAGCCTGAAATTCTGTCCCAGGGCCAGGTTTTGGTTCAAAACACTTTGGTTTCTGAGGAAGAACTTCCTGCTGCAGAGGCTTTGGTCCAGCTGCCGTTTCAAACTCTTCCACCGCCACAGACGGTCGCAGTAAATCTGCAGGTGCAGCCCTCAGTTCCGATTGAAACTCCAGTG ATTTACCAAGTGGAGAATGTGTGTGAAGAGGAGATGCCCGAGGACTCAGATTGTGTCCACATGGCAAGAACACCTACACCACCCACCTTGTCCCCACCAGCCATAACCTTGGGTAATGGAGAGGCTCTTAATTCAGAAGATCCTTTGTCAG AACATGGGGGACTGCCTTCAGTGACATCATCAGTCAGTGCCTCAGTAATTAAATCTCCATCTGATCCTTCCCATGCCTCTATTCCACCACCACCTCTTTTGCTTCCAGCAGCAACgacaaggagcagcagcacatccatgCCCAATAGCATTCCCAGCCTAGAAAATAAACCTCCACAGGCTATTGTTAAACCCCAGATCCTGACCCATGTCATCGAAGGCTTTGTGATTCAGGAGGGGTTGGAGCCATTTCCT GTCAGTCGTTCATCTTTGCTGGTGGAACAGCCTGCAGAGAAGAGATTGCTGGTGGAGGGTCAGATCATGAGTGTGGTGTGTGTTGAGTCAGATTTGCAGAACACAAAACATGCAGACAATTCATCAGACACAGAGATAGAGGATATGATTGCAGAAG AGGGACTGGAGGAAATTGAAAACGATCTTCTGAAGTGTGAATTTtgtgggaaaatgggatatCCCAATAAGTTTCTGCGGTCAAAAAGATTCTGCTCCACATCCTGTGCCAAAAG GCACAGCCTTAGTTGCACTAAGAAATTTGGGCTGTTTCCATCAGACAAGACCAGTCGTTGGAATCGGAAGTCAGATAGCCAAAGTCTTGGGCGACGCGGGCGTCGGCCGagtggccctgagggggcgtCACGAGATCATTTTCTTAGACAG CTTCCAATTACTTATCCATCTGCAGAAGAAGATCTGGCTCCTCATGAAGATGCTGTTCCCACGGCCATGACCACGCGGCTCCGGAGGCAGAGTGAGAGGGAGAGGGAGCGGGAGCTCCGGGAGCTGAGGATGCGGAAAATGCCGGAGAGCATCGACCTCCTACCCGTGGTGCAAACTGACCCCTCAGTATGGACTGTCGATGAAGTTTGGGCTTTTATACATTCTCTGCCTG GTTGTCAAGATATTGCAGATGAATTTAGAGCACAAGAAATTGATGGACAAGCTCTCCTTTTGTTGAAGGAGGATCACCTTATGAGTGCAATGAATATTAAGCTTGGACCTGCATTGAAAATCTGTGCACGTATCAATTCCTTGAAAGAATCCTAG
- the PHC3 gene encoding polyhomeotic-like protein 3 isoform X9, translating into MVLPAPPSRCVGIAPQPGRGSRSSERSGPGRRLRDPRASSAPRPRRAAPRSSAGGRGRRRSGAERERGAAPGGAGGQRRISPGEAEQPPRERPAGSSAAPGCWRQSRACPPALYMGSLRRDSAPVERDAPRRIGGGAAAPAAPRLDKRCTAMENEPNTTTCSASSTTVTSTSTSRTPLPQISVYSGSDRHAVQVIQQALHRPPSSAAQYLQQMYAAQQQHLMLQTAALQQQHLSSTQFQSLATVPQASLSGGRQCTSPTGSVTQQSSMSQTSINLSTSPTPAQIISRSQTSNTTSSSITQQTMLLGSTSPTLSASQAQMYLRAQMLIFTPATTVAAVQSDIPVVSSSSSSSCQSAATQVQNLTLRSQKLGVLSSSQNGPPKSSSQTQSLCSSKAVSSSKGSQPEPSESNRKGESPAAECRSTPATRTSSIHHLITPASYSPLQPHSLVKHQQIPLHSPPPKISHHQLILQQQHQVQPIALQTPPGQEPPPSQHCLPVPSHALPPAPSSVPPHCSPLHVHPPPLTLSPTPSQSAQQSVVVSPPPSHSPSQSPTIIIHPQALIQSQASSLVPAALQPEPAAPQAAAASPVRPSQPLSLPQHLPLPPSPAVHIGAVEPPPLVSPGQQLVSSTPHQQYPALQSAPIPLAAPPQLSASSTQIQPLPLQSVQSLQVQPEILSQGQVLVQNTLVSEEELPAAEALVQLPFQTLPPPQTVAVNLQVQPSVPIETPVIYQVENVCEEEMPEDSDCVHMARTPTPPTLSPPAITLGNGEALNSEDPLSEHGGLPSVTSSVSASVIKSPSDPSHASIPPPPLLLPAATTRSSSTSMPNSIPSLENKPPQAIVKPQILTHVIEGFVIQEGLEPFPVSRSSLLVEQPAEKRLLVEGQIMSVVCVESDLQNTKHADNSSDTEIEDMIAEEGLEEIENDLLKCEFCGKMGYPNKFLRSKRFCSTSCAKSFQLLIHLQKKIWLLMKMLFPRP; encoded by the exons ATGGTGCTCCCGGCGCCGCCGTCCCGCTGCGTCGGCATCGCCCCtcagccgggccggggcagccgcAGCTCGGAGCGgagcgggccggggcggcggctGCGCGACCCCCGCGCCTCCAgcgcgccccgcccgcgccgGGCGGCACCACGCAGCAGCGCGGGCGGGAGGGGACGGCGCAGAAGCGGTGCCGAGAGGGAGCGCGGAGCTGCGCCAGGCGGCGCGGGAGGGCAGCGCAGGATTTCCCCCGGCGAGGCGGAGCAGCCGCCCCGAGAGCGGCCGGCCGGCAGCTCCGCCGCCCCGGGATGCTGGCGGCAGTCCCGGGCGTGTCCCCCTGCGCTCTACATGGGCTCTCTCCGACGGGACTCCGCACCTGTGGAGCGGGATGCTCCACGCCGCATCGGagggggggcagcggcgccggcggcaCCCAG GCTGGACAAACGCTGCACAGCTATGGAGAATGAACCCAACACAACGACATGTTCTGCATCCAGCACGACCGTCACCAGCACTTCCACTTCCCGCACGCCGCTGCCGCAGATCTCCGTCTACAGCGGCTCTGACAGACATGCTGTCCAG GTTATTCAGCAGGCCTTGCATCGTCCTCCTAGCTCAGCTGCTCAGTACCTCCAGCAGATGTATGCAGCCCAACAGCAGCATTTAATGCTGCagactgctgctctgcagcagcagcacttaaGCAGTACCCAATTTCAGAGTCTGGCAACTGTTCCACAG GCAAGCCTGTCAGGTGGGAGGCAATGTACTTCCCCCACTGGGAGTGTCACTCAGCAGTCAAGCATGTCGCAGACCTCG ATTAACCTCTCCACCTCTCCTACACCTGCACAGATAATAAGCCGTTCTCAGACCTCcaacaccaccagcagcagcatcacccaACAGACGATGTTGCTGGGCAGCACCTCTCCCACCCTGAGTGCCAGCCAGGCTCAAATGTATCTACGAGCTCAGATG CTTATTTTTACTCCTGCGACCACTGTGGCTGCTGTCCAGTCTGACATTCCTGTAgtctcctcatcctcctcatcttcctgtCAGTCTGCAGCTACTCAG GTTCAGAACTTGACGTTGCGCAGTCAGAAGCTGGGTGTGTTGTCAAGTTCACAGAATGGCCCACCAAAGAGCAGCAGTCAAACTCAgtccctgtgctccagcaaggctgtcagCAGCTCCAAGGGCAGCCAGCCCGAGCCCTCGGAAAGCAACAGGAAAGGCGAGAGCCCCGCTGCCGAGTGCCGGAGCACGCCGGCCACACGGACATCCAGCATCCACCACTTAATCACACCAG CTTCATATTCCCCATTGCAACCTCATTCTCTAGTAAAACATCAGCAGATCCCACTTCATTCACCACCTCCAAAGATTTCCCATCATCAGCtgatcctgcagcagcagcatcaagTCCAGCCGATTGCGCTCCAGACTCCTCCGGGCCAGGAGCCGCCTCCGTCCCAGCACTGTCTGCCCGTCCCCAGCCATGCGCTGCCTCCGGCTCCCAGCAGCGTCCCGCCCCACTGCTCCCCTCTCCACGTCCATCCTCCGCCTCTCACGCTCTCTCCTACCCCGTCCCAGTCAGCTCAGCAGTCAGTGGTGGTGTCCCCTCCGCCGTCCCACTCCCCGAGTCAGTCACCCACCATCATTATTCACCCTCAAGCCCTTATCCAGTCCCAGGCCAGCTCCCTGGTGCCGGCGGCTCTGCAGCCCGAGCCGGCCGCTCCGCAGGCGGCTGCCGCCAGCCCGGTGCGGCCGTCGCAGCCGCTCAGCCTCCCGCAGCACCTGCCGCTGCCGCCCTCGCCCGCCGTGCACATCGGGGCCGTGGAGCCGCCCCCCTTGGTTTCCCCGGGCCAGCAGCTCGTGTCCTCCACGCCGCACCAGCAGTATCCAGCCCTGCAATCCGCTCCCATCCCTCTGGCAGCTCCGCCTCAGCTCTCGGCATCCTCAACCCAGATTCAACCGCTGCCCTTGCAGTCTGTGCAGTCGTTACAAGTGCAGCCTGAAATTCTGTCCCAGGGCCAGGTTTTGGTTCAAAACACTTTGGTTTCTGAGGAAGAACTTCCTGCTGCAGAGGCTTTGGTCCAGCTGCCGTTTCAAACTCTTCCACCGCCACAGACGGTCGCAGTAAATCTGCAGGTGCAGCCCTCAGTTCCGATTGAAACTCCAGTG ATTTACCAAGTGGAGAATGTGTGTGAAGAGGAGATGCCCGAGGACTCAGATTGTGTCCACATGGCAAGAACACCTACACCACCCACCTTGTCCCCACCAGCCATAACCTTGGGTAATGGAGAGGCTCTTAATTCAGAAGATCCTTTGTCAG AACATGGGGGACTGCCTTCAGTGACATCATCAGTCAGTGCCTCAGTAATTAAATCTCCATCTGATCCTTCCCATGCCTCTATTCCACCACCACCTCTTTTGCTTCCAGCAGCAACgacaaggagcagcagcacatccatgCCCAATAGCATTCCCAGCCTAGAAAATAAACCTCCACAGGCTATTGTTAAACCCCAGATCCTGACCCATGTCATCGAAGGCTTTGTGATTCAGGAGGGGTTGGAGCCATTTCCT GTCAGTCGTTCATCTTTGCTGGTGGAACAGCCTGCAGAGAAGAGATTGCTGGTGGAGGGTCAGATCATGAGTGTGGTGTGTGTTGAGTCAGATTTGCAGAACACAAAACATGCAGACAATTCATCAGACACAGAGATAGAGGATATGATTGCAGAAG AGGGACTGGAGGAAATTGAAAACGATCTTCTGAAGTGTGAATTTtgtgggaaaatgggatatCCCAATAAGTTTCTGCGGTCAAAAAGATTCTGCTCCACATCCTGTGCCAAAAG CTTCCAATTACTTATCCATCTGCAGAAGAAGATCTGGCTCCTCATGAAGATGCTGTTCCCACGGCCATGA